A genomic region of Hydrogenovibrio crunogenus contains the following coding sequences:
- a CDS encoding flagellar protein FlaG codes for MADFNVMQPSNLALAEATNPKVLKKEALGTKLTESSKEMSSSQQERTIKKVQGAQDVKLSKEDLDGLIERVNKDLSGYDSYLKFERNEDLQQMVVFIKNSDTDEVLRQIPSQELLTVSKNIKNFLEMRQQLSEKIAPVLGLIADEKV; via the coding sequence ATGGCAGATTTTAATGTTATGCAACCAAGTAACCTGGCATTAGCTGAAGCAACAAATCCTAAAGTTTTAAAAAAAGAAGCTTTAGGTACCAAATTGACAGAATCTTCAAAAGAGATGAGCTCTTCTCAGCAAGAGAGAACGATCAAGAAGGTTCAAGGTGCGCAGGACGTTAAGCTTTCCAAAGAAGATCTGGACGGGCTAATAGAACGCGTGAATAAAGATTTAAGTGGCTACGATAGTTACTTAAAATTTGAAAGAAATGAAGACCTCCAACAGATGGTTGTCTTTATAAAAAATAGTGATACGGATGAGGTGTTACGTCAGATACCCTCACAAGAACTTTTAACCGTTTCCAAAAATATAAAAAACTTTTTAGAGATGCGTCAACAATTATCTGAAAAGATAGCGCCCGTTTTGGGGTTGATTGCGGATGAGAAAGTTTAG
- a CDS encoding flagellar protein FlaG, translating to MDIKNHLPPDVALNMQPETSHQVATISKSPQQASTLTTSALTKNADKIAIDDIQSQATSLNEKMLLVGLSLAFSVDEGTQSSVVTVLDTKTNEVVKQLPSEGSLKMMKNIQDYLDNLQRNEFKDKESLTGVLFNEII from the coding sequence ATGGATATTAAAAACCACTTACCGCCTGATGTGGCTTTAAATATGCAGCCTGAGACTAGTCATCAGGTTGCAACAATATCCAAAAGTCCGCAGCAGGCTTCAACACTAACGACAAGTGCGTTAACAAAAAATGCTGATAAGATAGCGATTGATGATATTCAAAGCCAAGCGACAAGCTTGAATGAAAAAATGTTATTGGTTGGTTTATCGCTGGCATTTAGTGTTGATGAAGGAACTCAGTCATCTGTTGTGACTGTGTTGGATACGAAAACGAATGAAGTTGTAAAACAGTTACCCTCGGAAGGGTCTTTGAAGATGATGAAAAATATTCAAGACTATCTGGATAACTTACAACGGAATGAGTTTAAAGATAAAGAAAGTTTGACAGGTGTCTTATTCAATGAAATCATATAG